In Candidatus Roseilinea sp., one DNA window encodes the following:
- a CDS encoding peptide ABC transporter permease yields the protein MKYLISRLLWLPVVLWAVATLTFVVLRLVPGNAADVIFSLNLPVEQIEQFKAQWDLDKPITQQYVAFLRDLLRGDFGVSMSSAVPITRLLYERVPPTIELAISAMIIATLIGVSAGVVSAVTRNRVLDFAVRTGALLGMSVPWFWIAIVLIIVFAVQLKWLPVGGRIAGGVAYERITNFMLLDALLTGNWNALQSHLRHLVLPALAIGLTSAGFIARLTRGAMLEVMTTDYIRAARAKGLLELSVVLKHAFRNALLPVTTFLGLQFGALLGGAVITEMVFSWPGMGRLLLDGILRRDYPVVQAAVIVVAFIYVIVNLVVDLIYHLIDPRLRNS from the coding sequence ATGAAGTATCTGATCTCTCGTCTGCTCTGGCTCCCTGTGGTGCTGTGGGCCGTCGCTACGCTTACCTTTGTCGTGCTCAGATTGGTTCCCGGCAACGCAGCCGATGTCATCTTCAGCCTCAACTTGCCCGTTGAGCAAATCGAGCAGTTCAAAGCACAATGGGATCTGGACAAGCCGATCACCCAGCAATACGTTGCTTTTCTGCGTGATCTGCTGCGTGGTGACTTCGGCGTCTCCATGTCGTCCGCTGTGCCGATCACACGTTTGCTCTATGAGCGTGTGCCGCCCACAATCGAGTTAGCCATCAGTGCCATGATCATCGCGACGTTAATTGGCGTGAGCGCCGGCGTGGTCTCGGCGGTGACGCGCAATCGCGTGCTCGACTTCGCGGTGCGCACCGGCGCTTTGCTGGGCATGTCGGTGCCGTGGTTCTGGATTGCTATCGTGCTCATCATCGTCTTCGCGGTTCAGCTCAAATGGTTGCCGGTGGGCGGGCGCATCGCCGGCGGCGTCGCGTATGAGCGCATCACTAACTTCATGCTGCTGGATGCGCTGCTGACCGGTAACTGGAATGCATTGCAGAGCCACCTGCGCCACTTGGTCTTGCCAGCTCTGGCGATCGGGCTGACATCTGCAGGTTTCATTGCGCGGCTCACCCGAGGAGCGATGCTGGAGGTCATGACCACAGACTACATCCGTGCTGCCCGTGCCAAGGGGCTTCTCGAGCTTTCGGTAGTCTTGAAGCACGCCTTTCGCAATGCTTTGCTGCCTGTAACGACCTTTCTCGGTTTGCAGTTCGGCGCTTTGCTTGGCGGCGCGGTCATCACCGAGATGGTGTTTTCATGGCCGGGAATGGGACGTTTGCTGCTCGACGGCATACTCAGACGCGATTATCCCGTCGTCCAGGCAGCGGTCATCGTTGTGGCTTTCATCTATGTGATCGTGAACTTGGTCGTGGATCTGATCTACCACCTCATAGATCCACGGTTGCGGAACAGTTGA
- the acoB gene encoding pyruvate dehydrogenase subunit beta codes for MTKKTYVAAIKEALAEEMRRDPRVLLIGEDVRLGVFAGTRGLYAEFGEKRVVDTPISELAIAGAGIGAAITGLRPVVDLMFGAFLYLALDQIIQQAASARYMFGGQTSVPIVFMAQNGGGISAGAHHSHAVHPMFMNVPMLKVVLPSNPYDAKGLLKSAIRDDNPVIFLSPLSLTGMRDEVPDEPYLVPLGKGEVRRMGRDVTVCAAGAMVQVAIKAADVLAREDVAVEVIDLRTLKPWDEALVLDSVAKTGRFVAVDEGKPICGAASEWAATVAEKAFHHLKAPPRRVSGSDVPSPFSPVLERAVIPSVADIVAAIRQTMDEDRSVAADSYRARYAA; via the coding sequence ATGACAAAGAAAACCTACGTCGCTGCGATCAAAGAAGCCCTGGCAGAAGAAATGCGACGCGATCCGAGGGTGTTATTAATAGGCGAAGATGTGCGCCTGGGGGTGTTTGCCGGCACCCGTGGGTTATACGCCGAGTTTGGCGAGAAGCGCGTGGTTGATACGCCGATTAGTGAACTCGCGATTGCCGGCGCCGGCATCGGCGCTGCGATTACAGGGTTGCGGCCCGTGGTGGATCTCATGTTCGGCGCCTTCTTGTATCTTGCGCTCGACCAAATCATTCAACAGGCCGCCAGCGCGCGCTATATGTTCGGCGGACAGACCAGCGTGCCGATCGTGTTCATGGCGCAGAACGGCGGTGGCATTAGCGCAGGTGCACATCATTCTCACGCCGTTCATCCGATGTTCATGAATGTGCCAATGTTGAAGGTGGTGCTGCCCAGCAATCCCTATGATGCCAAAGGTCTGCTCAAGTCGGCCATCCGCGACGACAACCCCGTGATCTTTCTCAGCCCACTTTCGTTGACCGGCATGCGCGACGAAGTGCCCGATGAACCCTATCTCGTGCCACTTGGTAAGGGCGAAGTGCGGCGCATGGGGCGCGATGTGACCGTTTGCGCTGCCGGCGCGATGGTTCAGGTTGCGATCAAAGCAGCCGATGTTTTGGCGCGCGAAGACGTCGCCGTTGAGGTGATTGACCTCCGCACGTTGAAACCCTGGGACGAAGCGCTGGTGCTCGACAGCGTGGCAAAAACCGGGCGGTTCGTGGCAGTGGATGAAGGTAAGCCGATATGCGGAGCAGCCAGTGAATGGGCGGCGACGGTCGCCGAGAAAGCCTTTCACCACCTGAAAGCGCCGCCGAGACGCGTAAGCGGTAGTGATGTGCCGTCGCCGTTCAGCCCGGTCTTGGAGCGAGCCGTCATTCCGTCGGTGGCTGACATCGTGGCGGCTATTCGGCAAACGATGGATGAGGATCGAAGCGTCGCCGCCGACAGTTATCGGGCGCGCTACGCTGCTTAG
- a CDS encoding acetylornithine deacetylase — protein MHSVLDYLNDTEPIELAQQLIRIPSFLWKESDVAYFIADWCRSRCFDRVEVQAVPLRDGSVTHQVIAGLDGAGGPSLMLCGHTDTSDWQGRPFREAEWTHNPFGGEVEDGYLYGLGAINMKSGLASMLVAADAIRRARDAGHLRLKGALVVACVVAETGGGVGAMHLINTGLRPDYCIVTEATNLDVGVISVGYVQGKIKVIGEFKHRTPYINPIEKAAKVIQTFGPAYHPLPHGGWLRFDPHPLLPGFPRMAVRNIEHFQDITTLVFDLRIVPGMTEDTVREDMQRLLERIAEDDADFRFELIIPQSAQQPNMPAREATPVESPLTQAIIAAHEAVTGSTPNVGAGHRIGATADTCHFKGVGITCVEYGPGFIPVWPMVDERIEVTQVVTATKVLALAAERLVAISEKAI, from the coding sequence ATGCACTCAGTCTTGGACTATCTCAACGACACCGAGCCGATCGAGCTGGCGCAACAACTCATTCGTATTCCGTCTTTTCTGTGGAAGGAGTCGGATGTTGCCTACTTCATCGCCGACTGGTGCCGCTCCCGTTGTTTCGACCGCGTGGAGGTTCAAGCTGTCCCGTTGCGCGACGGCAGCGTGACGCATCAGGTCATCGCCGGTTTAGATGGTGCCGGCGGGCCGAGCTTGATGCTGTGTGGGCATACCGATACCAGCGATTGGCAAGGCCGGCCGTTTCGCGAGGCCGAATGGACGCACAACCCTTTTGGTGGGGAAGTGGAGGATGGCTACTTGTATGGCCTGGGCGCGATCAACATGAAATCCGGCTTGGCATCCATGCTCGTTGCCGCCGATGCTATCCGTCGCGCGCGCGACGCCGGGCACCTGCGTCTGAAGGGCGCGCTCGTCGTGGCATGCGTGGTCGCCGAGACCGGTGGCGGCGTCGGGGCGATGCACTTGATCAACACCGGGTTACGGCCTGACTACTGCATCGTCACCGAGGCGACCAACCTTGATGTCGGTGTGATTTCCGTCGGCTATGTGCAGGGCAAGATCAAAGTCATCGGCGAGTTCAAGCACCGCACACCGTATATCAATCCGATCGAGAAAGCCGCCAAAGTCATCCAAACATTCGGCCCGGCCTATCACCCGCTCCCGCACGGTGGCTGGCTGCGTTTCGATCCGCACCCATTGCTACCTGGCTTCCCACGCATGGCCGTGCGCAATATCGAGCATTTCCAGGATATTACGACGTTGGTGTTTGACCTGCGGATCGTTCCCGGCATGACAGAAGATACGGTCCGCGAGGACATGCAGCGTTTGCTGGAGCGCATCGCGGAAGATGATGCCGACTTCCGCTTCGAGTTGATCATCCCGCAGAGCGCGCAGCAGCCGAATATGCCGGCGCGCGAAGCGACGCCGGTTGAGTCGCCGCTGACCCAGGCGATCATCGCTGCTCACGAAGCCGTGACCGGGAGCACGCCGAACGTAGGTGCGGGACACCGGATTGGTGCAACGGCCGATACATGCCACTTCAAGGGCGTTGGCATCACGTGTGTCGAATACGGGCCAGGCTTCATTCCGGTGTGGCCGATGGTGGATGAGCGGATTGAGGTCACGCAAGTGGTGACCGCAACGAAGGTGTTGGCGCTTGCTGCAGAAAGGTTAGTTGCAATATCGGAGAAAGCTATCTAG
- the gdh gene encoding glucose-1-dehydrogenase: MNFDGVQETARLCEMHGVRVVATRTDVTNTAEVDKMVSGAVEQLGSVDALFNNAGIFFNAGLNGIHDMSDQDWERMIAICLTGVFKVSRAVLAYWVREQRGGAIINAASISALIAFTRSAHYCAAKAGVAALTRCTALEYGPLGVRCNAIAPGIIQTEMTKPALSDPATMADWMRRIPLKRLGQPEDVADVVVWLASDEARYVTGDTILIDGGWMLE; encoded by the coding sequence ATGAATTTCGACGGTGTGCAAGAGACGGCGCGCTTATGCGAGATGCACGGCGTGCGCGTTGTCGCGACTCGAACCGATGTCACGAACACCGCGGAGGTGGATAAGATGGTGTCCGGCGCCGTCGAGCAACTCGGCAGCGTTGACGCGCTCTTCAACAACGCCGGTATCTTCTTTAACGCCGGTCTCAACGGCATCCACGACATGAGCGATCAAGACTGGGAGCGAATGATCGCCATTTGCCTGACCGGCGTGTTCAAGGTGAGCCGCGCTGTGCTGGCCTACTGGGTGCGCGAACAGCGCGGCGGTGCCATCATCAATGCTGCCTCGATCAGCGCCTTGATCGCCTTCACCCGTTCGGCGCACTACTGCGCCGCCAAAGCCGGCGTAGCCGCCCTCACGCGCTGCACGGCGCTTGAATACGGGCCGCTCGGTGTGCGCTGCAACGCGATTGCCCCCGGCATCATTCAAACCGAGATGACCAAACCGGCGCTGAGTGACCCGGCGACGATGGCCGACTGGATGCGTCGCATCCCGCTCAAGCGACTCGGTCAGCCCGAAGATGTCGCCGATGTCGTTGTGTGGCTGGCTTCAGATGAAGCGCGCTATGTCACCGGCGACACGATCTTGATAGATGGGGGGTGGATGCTGGAGTAA
- a CDS encoding peptide ABC transporter permease — translation MTAASTAQRLTVSTASFESKSAGHALRCALRFARRFKAAAVGLIFLVTISLGALFAPTLTPHHPTLPRIAERFKPPGREYLLGTDDLGRDIATRILYGARNTLTAGVLSVLLATLIGSAVGVVAAYRGGWLDNLFMRAMDVMLSFPAILLAILIVASLRPGMANLVAAIAFSLIPTFARVVRSVVLGLKHQDHITASQALGASHSHVVFRHIVPNTLPMILIQATASLAIAISTAAALNYLGLGVEPPQPDWGLMVAEGQKHVFSAAYIPLIPGLFITAAVLSVNFIGDALRDSLDPMLK, via the coding sequence ATGACCGCGGCATCAACGGCTCAGCGCTTGACGGTTTCAACTGCGTCATTCGAGTCGAAGAGCGCAGGGCACGCCTTACGCTGTGCCCTGCGCTTTGCGCGCCGGTTCAAAGCTGCTGCTGTTGGTTTGATCTTTCTGGTTACGATCTCGCTGGGCGCACTTTTTGCGCCCACGCTCACTCCTCACCATCCGACGTTGCCGCGCATCGCCGAGCGCTTCAAGCCGCCTGGGAGGGAATACTTGCTTGGCACAGATGATCTGGGCCGTGACATCGCTACACGCATCCTATACGGCGCACGCAACACGCTGACGGCCGGTGTATTGTCTGTGCTCCTCGCTACGTTGATTGGCAGCGCGGTGGGCGTCGTGGCTGCCTATCGGGGTGGATGGTTGGACAACCTGTTCATGCGAGCGATGGACGTGATGCTCAGCTTCCCGGCCATCTTACTGGCCATTCTGATCGTGGCCTCGCTGCGTCCGGGGATGGCAAACCTCGTCGCAGCCATCGCCTTTTCGCTCATCCCGACGTTTGCCCGCGTCGTGCGGTCGGTCGTGCTGGGGTTAAAGCATCAAGACCACATCACCGCCAGCCAGGCGCTAGGCGCAAGCCATTCGCATGTGGTATTCAGGCATATTGTCCCCAACACATTGCCTATGATCTTGATTCAGGCGACAGCTTCGCTGGCCATAGCGATCAGCACAGCTGCGGCGCTCAATTACCTGGGTCTAGGTGTGGAGCCGCCGCAGCCGGATTGGGGATTGATGGTAGCTGAAGGGCAGAAACACGTCTTCAGCGCGGCCTACATCCCGCTCATTCCCGGATTGTTCATCACCGCAGCAGTGCTAAGTGTGAACTTCATCGGCGATGCACTGCGCGATTCCTTAGACCCAATGCTGAAGTGA
- a CDS encoding ABC transporter substrate-binding protein, with amino-acid sequence MITQRESKRIISRRAFLRASGVVGVSTLLSACATPAAPAPTPVAPANTPTPLPTQVPIATPELVAPTIVPTEAPAVSGGGTLVFAAEAIGESLEPGLWNGFGCSNILDNVYDRLTQPGEKWTDPARPALAQSWEISPDGLVYTFKLRPGVKFHDGTELNADAVVRSLNRMTDPDDKSYVKGMYMNAEYGVANWEKLEKVDDMTVRLTLKQPDAAQLHRLFHPAAAIMSVKAMDEFGPEVGLNPVGAGPFKLEKFVPGQEAVVVAFDDYWQGRPKIDKVIFRGYPDEAAMIAAIEAGEVNFAAYPPSAAIARFQQNSNLKVEKGLPLVNLFLGLNRLQPPMDNINVRRAINYAINRQNLIDGALYGLGVLPASFIGPAEFGYDPAGLQVSVYDPDKAKTFLQESGLPLPVEITFSYENNRFWPQMAELIKADLEAVGFKVTLDKLDASAYPAKVFAGETQLNMTQRSLWVPDPDNKVRLLHSSQGSAQWETGVAKSEMAAKYDALIDAGRSESDPEKRKAIYKEIQDLILEDLPYVMLAYYEKPYVVASNVNVPPNAVNTERIFLRGVTIGSA; translated from the coding sequence ATGATTACTCAGCGAGAGTCGAAGCGAATCATTTCACGCCGCGCCTTTTTGCGCGCGAGTGGCGTCGTGGGTGTGAGCACATTGCTTTCGGCATGCGCGACGCCGGCTGCGCCTGCGCCTACGCCGGTCGCCCCTGCCAATACGCCAACGCCTTTGCCCACTCAAGTGCCCATCGCTACACCGGAGTTGGTCGCGCCCACCATCGTGCCGACCGAGGCGCCCGCAGTGAGCGGCGGTGGGACGTTGGTCTTTGCTGCCGAAGCGATTGGTGAGTCACTTGAGCCCGGTCTATGGAACGGCTTCGGTTGTTCGAATATCCTCGACAATGTGTATGACCGACTCACGCAACCCGGCGAAAAGTGGACCGATCCGGCGCGTCCTGCGCTGGCCCAAAGCTGGGAGATTTCGCCCGATGGCCTGGTCTACACCTTCAAATTGCGCCCGGGCGTCAAATTCCACGATGGCACTGAGCTGAACGCCGACGCCGTTGTGCGCAGCCTCAATCGCATGACCGATCCCGATGACAAGAGCTACGTCAAAGGGATGTATATGAATGCCGAATACGGCGTGGCCAACTGGGAGAAGTTGGAGAAGGTGGATGATATGACCGTCCGGCTGACGCTCAAGCAGCCGGATGCAGCGCAGCTCCATCGTCTCTTCCATCCTGCGGCAGCAATCATGAGCGTGAAGGCCATGGACGAGTTCGGGCCGGAAGTCGGCCTCAATCCGGTCGGCGCTGGGCCCTTCAAGCTGGAGAAATTCGTCCCCGGACAAGAAGCCGTCGTGGTGGCGTTCGATGACTACTGGCAAGGCCGCCCGAAGATTGACAAAGTGATCTTTCGCGGTTATCCCGACGAAGCCGCGATGATCGCAGCAATTGAAGCGGGCGAAGTCAACTTTGCAGCGTATCCGCCCTCGGCGGCGATCGCGCGCTTCCAACAGAATTCCAATCTCAAGGTTGAGAAAGGCCTGCCTTTGGTCAACCTCTTCCTCGGGCTCAATCGCCTGCAACCGCCGATGGACAACATCAACGTACGCCGTGCGATCAACTACGCCATCAACCGGCAAAACCTGATTGACGGCGCGCTGTACGGCTTGGGCGTGTTGCCGGCGTCGTTCATCGGCCCAGCAGAATTCGGTTACGATCCCGCTGGCCTGCAAGTCAGCGTCTATGATCCAGACAAGGCCAAGACGTTCTTGCAGGAATCCGGCCTGCCGTTGCCGGTGGAGATCACGTTCAGCTATGAGAACAACCGCTTCTGGCCGCAAATGGCGGAGTTGATCAAAGCAGACTTGGAGGCCGTAGGCTTCAAGGTGACGCTGGACAAACTCGATGCCAGTGCGTATCCGGCAAAGGTCTTCGCCGGCGAGACACAGTTGAACATGACGCAGCGCTCGCTATGGGTGCCCGATCCGGACAACAAGGTGCGTCTGTTGCACAGCTCGCAGGGGAGTGCACAATGGGAGACCGGCGTCGCCAAGAGCGAAATGGCTGCCAAGTATGACGCATTGATTGATGCAGGGCGCAGCGAAAGCGATCCAGAGAAGCGCAAAGCGATCTATAAGGAGATTCAAGACCTGATCCTGGAGGATCTCCCCTATGTCATGCTGGCCTACTATGAGAAGCCCTATGTGGTTGCCAGCAATGTCAATGTGCCACCCAACGCAGTGAATACCGAACGCATCTTCCTGCGCGGCGTGACCATTGGATCGGCGTAG
- the acoA gene encoding pyruvate dehydrogenase E1 component subunit alpha codes for MNNEKVLDLYVRMLRIRRFEEQVGLLFAQGQLPGFVHLYIGEEAVAAGVCAALRDDDYIVSTHRGHGHVIAKGGDLNRMMAELFGKATGYCKGKGGSMHIADFSIGMLGACGIVGGGIPIAVGAGLSAKYRGSDQVAVTFFGDGAANEGSFHESLNLAAVMKLPVLFVCENNRYGEFTPMEKVTSVRDIALRATGYGVPGVIVDGTDALAVYEVANTAVQRARNGEGPTLIEAKAHRTGGHAEGEKAFLAGGVYRSAEELAEAQAKDPLRILHSKMVQMRVVTPDVLEALDQQITQAVAAAVNFARQSPDPSPESIYDDGWV; via the coding sequence ATGAATAACGAAAAGGTTCTCGACCTCTATGTCCGCATGCTGCGCATTCGTCGCTTTGAAGAGCAGGTTGGTTTGTTGTTTGCCCAAGGCCAGTTGCCCGGCTTCGTTCATCTCTACATCGGCGAAGAAGCGGTCGCGGCCGGCGTGTGCGCCGCGTTGCGCGACGATGATTACATCGTCAGCACGCACCGCGGTCATGGTCATGTCATCGCTAAGGGCGGCGACCTCAACCGTATGATGGCGGAGTTGTTCGGCAAAGCCACTGGCTACTGCAAGGGGAAGGGCGGCAGTATGCACATTGCCGACTTCAGCATCGGCATGTTGGGAGCATGTGGCATTGTCGGCGGCGGCATTCCAATTGCGGTCGGTGCGGGGTTGAGCGCGAAGTATCGCGGCTCAGACCAGGTCGCCGTCACTTTCTTCGGCGATGGCGCGGCAAATGAGGGCAGCTTCCATGAGTCGCTTAACCTGGCGGCAGTGATGAAACTGCCGGTGTTGTTTGTGTGCGAGAACAACCGGTATGGCGAGTTTACGCCGATGGAGAAAGTCACCAGCGTGCGCGATATCGCCCTGCGCGCGACCGGCTATGGCGTGCCCGGTGTCATTGTGGACGGCACGGACGCGCTGGCGGTATATGAAGTGGCGAACACTGCGGTGCAGCGCGCACGGAACGGCGAAGGCCCGACGCTGATCGAAGCGAAAGCACACCGTACGGGCGGACATGCCGAGGGAGAAAAGGCTTTTTTGGCCGGCGGCGTCTATCGCTCGGCGGAGGAATTGGCCGAGGCACAGGCGAAGGACCCGCTTCGCATCCTGCACAGCAAGATGGTGCAGATGCGAGTGGTTACGCCGGATGTGCTTGAAGCACTCGATCAGCAAATCACACAAGCCGTTGCCGCAGCGGTGAACTTCGCACGCCAAAGCCCTGACCCAAGTCCAGAATCTATCTACGACGATGGATGGGTTTAA